The segment CCGGTTTTTGAATTTTGCAGACGGTAAAATTTATCAAATACCTTATCAATCTCGGCTTCAGGAAAACCATGGCCATCGTCAGAAATAGTAATAATGCATTTTTTTACCACATCGATATGCATATCGTAATCGGCATCAATTTCATATTTGACTTCGATTTGGATTTTAGCACCTTTTGGAGTGTATTGCGAGGCATTGTAAATCAGGTTGTACAGAATTTGCTCCATCAAACCATAATCTAGTTTGAAAAGCGGTAGATTATCATCGATAACATAAATGATTTTATGATCTTTGGTTTCTTCCTTCAATCGGTCGCAAACATTGTAAATAATCTCTTTTACATCGCACCAGTCCAATTTAGGATGAATATAACCTGATTCTAATCGGGACATATTCAAAAGATTCTCTACCTGATAATTCAGTTTCATCGAAGCTTTTTCGATTTCGTTTTGCAATTTTTGCTGCGTTTCGGCTGAAAGCGTAACATTTCTTTGTTGCAACGTATCAATTGAACCCAGTATAGCAGCTATTGGTGTACGCAATTCGTGCGAAAGAGAATCCAATAACGTATTGTATAACTTTAATGTGCTTGCTCTAGTTTGTTTGGCTTGAATAGCACGCTGCATTCTCTTGAAATTAATTGTCAATACAGCATTTATCAATACTATAATGAAAAATAAGATTAACAATAATCCGTCTTCTGCACTATCAACATGAAGTGTATAGTAAGGTCTAATAAAAAAAAAGTCCAGAGCCAATGCACTCAAAACGGCTCCTAATAAAACCGGTTTTATTTCCAGAAAAATTGCCAGTAATGATACTACCACCAATAAAAGATAACCAACTATTCTATAATCGATAACATCTCTTACGATTAGGCAGGAAAAAGAAACTGCAGCAACTGATAAGAAGCTAATAAGATATTGATTCTTAAGGTTCTTTAACGTTAACTTGTCCATTGGTTTTAATTTTTGACAAAGTTACGGCATTCGTTATAAGCAGAATATAAGGGAAGTTACAGAAAGCATAAAGATTTTATAAAGATTTAGGCCTGACAGGTTTTGAAAACCTGTCAGGCCTGATATTCTAGTATCTGAGCCACTTAATCAATTCTCTCCATGTTGGTTTTTTGCCATACATCAAAATACCGACACGATAAATTTTGGCTGCAAACCAAACTACTCCAAAGAAAGTACTGAATAGAATTACCATTGATAAGATAATCTGCCACATCGGAACTCCAAACGGAATTCGCATCATCATCACTATCGGAGACGTTAGCGGAATCATTGAAAATACTGTGGCAACTGTCCCGTGTGGATCATTCATAACGGTAAAGAATCCTATGTAAACACCTAATATCAAAGGCATAATGATTGGTAACAGGAATTGCTGTGAGTCAGTTTCGTTATCAACAGCTGCACCAATAGAAGCATAAAACGAACTGTATAAAAAGTAACCTCCGATGAAATAAATGATAAAAGAAATCAGGATGGTTGCAATTGGCAGATTCCACAATTCTTTGATATACATTCCAATATTACTAGCTTGTTGTGCAGTTTCCATTGCCTGAGCCTGTGCACCTGCTGATGCTCCCATTTGAACTCCAAACATGCTTGACACAATGAACATAGCGGCCATACCCAATATAGCCCAAATAAGGAACTGCAAAATTCCGGCTAAAGATGTTCCGATGATTTTACCCATCATCAATTGGAATGGTTTTACCGATGAAATTATAACTTCAATAATTCGGGAAGTCTTTTCTTCAATTACGCTTCGCATCACCATGTTTCCATACAAAATGATAAACATCATAATAAGATAACCAAAGGCACCGCCAATAATGATTTTGATTTCGTTTAGACCTTTAAGCGCTTCTTCACCAGACGCTTTTTCTAAATTGATAGAAACATCTGCTTTAGCATTTTTAATCGCTAATGTATCCAAGCCAGCTTTTTGGAAATTTTCTGCAGTGATTTTTTTGGCAATAACATCTTCTAAATCTTCGGTAAAGGAAACACTTGGACTGTCGTTGGAAACGTATTGAATGCCTTTTTGGAGTTGGGCATTGTTTTCGGCTTTCGGAATGATTAAAAGTCCTTCATAGCTTTCACTAACGATACTATCTTTTAAAACTTTTAAATCGACTGTGGATAAATCAACGTATTTGTATTCCTCATCGTTTTTGAATTCATTTACGAATCTTCCGGTTTCATCATGAACGGCAATGGTTTTTAACTCCGCTTTCATCGTACTTAAATAACCAACAAAAACACCAATTCCAACAAACAATAACGGACTTAAAAAAGTCATTACGATAAATGATTTATTACGCACTTTGGCGATAAATTCTCTTTTTATGATAAGTACTAATTTGCTCATTATTTCTCGCTTACAGTTTGGATAAAAATATCATTCATACTTGGAATTTTTTCCACAAAATGAGTTACTTGACCTCTTTTAATTAAAGTATTCAATAAATCATTTGGCGTAGCATTTCCCAGATTAATTTCTAATTTTAATTCGTCATTTAACGATTTGAAATCAGTTTGAGATAAAGTGAATTTTTGTGACAAATCATACATCAAACCTTCAATGTTATCGCTTAGAATTCCGACTTCATAACTATTGCTTCTGAATTGCTTTTTGACATCAGAAAGTTTGCCTTCTATCAGTTTATTTGATTTGTGGATTAAGGCAATGTAATCGCACATTTCTTCTACGCTTTCCATTCGGTGTGTTGAGAAAATTACAGATGTTCCCTGTTTGTTCAACTCGATGATTTCATCTTTAATCAGATTGGCATTTACAGGATCAAAACCGGAAAACGGTTCGTCAAGGATAAGCAACTTTGGCTTATGCAAAACAGTAACCACAAACTGGATTTTTTGTGCCATTCCTTTAGAAAGCTCCTGAATTTTCTTGTTCCACCAACCTTGAATTTCAAGACGTTCAAACCAATAATCCAATTGTTGTTTGGCTTCTTGCTTTGACAATCCTTTAAGCTGTGCCAAATACAAACACTGTTCGCCTACTTTCATGGTTTTGTACAAACCTCTTTCTTCGGGCATATAACCAATTACGGCAACGTGTTCAGGCTTTAGTTTTTCGCCATCCAAAGTCACACTTCCGCCATCGGGCATTGTGATTTGATTGATAATACGAATAAGGGAAGTTTTTCCGGCACCATTTGGACCGAGAAGTCCATAAATGCTGCCTTTGGGAACGGTTAAAGAAACTTCGTTAAGCGCAGTATAATCTCCATATTGCTTAACTACTTTGTTTACTTCAAGTATATTGCTCATACTTTGTATTGTTTTTTGTAAAAGTACTCAATAAGTAATCAAACGAAAATATTTGTTACAAAAAAAACCCACCCTAATTTTTACAAAAGGATGGGAAAAATTGCTATGAAAAAGAAGTCACTTGTTTCCAAGTAACATTCAAATATAAAAATATTTTTTTAACTATGAAAACATATCCTTTACTTTTTCAAAAAAAGATTTATCCCCCTTTTCAGGTTGTGGAATAAAGTTTTCATCGGTTAAAGATTTTTCAAAAAACTGACGTTGTTCTTTGCTTAGGTTTTTTGGTGTCCATACGTTGATGTGTACCAATAAATCTCCATTGCCATAACTATTCAGACTCGGAATTCCTTTGCCTTTTAATCTCAAAATTTTTCCGGACTGAATTCCGTCTTCTAGTTTAATTCTTACTTTACCGTTAACAGCTTCAATGTCTTTGGAAACGCCAAGTGCTGCTTCAGCAAAGCTGATGTATAAATCGTAATGAAGATTTTCACCTTCACGCTTTAAAAATTCGTGTTCAAGTTCTTCTATGGCAACAATTAAATCACCGGGAACTCCATTTCCTGGAGCGTCATTTCCTTTGCCGGAAACCTTTAATTGCATTCCGTCAACAACTCCTGCCGGAATTTTAATTGAAACTGTTTCGTCTTCCAATATCATTCCGTGCGCATCGGCATTGCTTGGTTTGCTCTCGATAGTTTGTCCGGAACCGCCACAAACATGACAGGTTGTAGCTGACTGCATTCTGCCCAAAATGGTATTGGTAACTCTTAAAACCTGACCTTGTCCGTTACACGTAGAACAGATTTTATATTTTACGCCGGCAGCCTGAACTTTACGTTTTACTTTGACTTTTTTCTCAACACCATTGGCAATTTCTTCTAAAGTCAATTTTACTTTGATACGAAGATTGCTTCCTTTCATTCTGCGTTGTCCGCCTGAATTTCCGCCAAATCCACCAAATCCGCTGCCACCAAATGCTCCGCCAAAAATATCTCCAAACTGACTGAAGATATCATCCATATTCATATGATGTCCGCCACCAAATCCACCAGCACCATCAAAAGCAGCATGACCATACTGATCGTATTTTGCTTTTTTATCGGCATCGCTCAATACTTCATAAGCTTCGGCAGCAGTTTTGAAGTTTTCTTCAGCTTCTTTGTTTCCCGGATTTTTATCAGGGTGGAATTCAATCGCTTTCTTTCTGTATGCTTTTTTAATTTCCTCAGCAGAAGCGTTTTTTGACACGCCTAATATTTCGTAAAAATCTTTTTTGCTCATCTTATTTTTCTAAAATTTTAGCCTTGAATTATTGTCCGATTACAACCTTTGGAAAACGGATTATTTTGTCTCCTAGTTTATATCCTTTTTCAATTACGTCAACAATTTTTCCTTTTAAATCATCTGAAGGTGCAGGAATTTGGGTAATCGCTTCCGCATAATCAGCATTAAAAGCATCACCGGCTCTTACTTCAACTTGTTCCAGCCCTTTTGAAACCAGGGTGCTTTTTAATTTCTCGTGAATCAATTCGACACCTTTCAATAAAACATCATCGTCTGATTTTGCAATTTCTACCATTGCTCTGTCAAAATCATCTAATACTGGCAACAAGGATTGTAATACGTCCTGATTGGCAGTTTTAAACAAATCAATTCTCTCTTTAGCGGTTCTTCTTTTGAAGTTTTCGAATTCAGCAAAAAGACGTAGAAATTTATCTTTTTCATTGGCTAAATCTTCCTGAAGCTTTTCTTCAACGGTTAATTCGGTTGCAGATTCAATTTCATTTACAATGTTATCTGATGCATTTTCATCAATAATTGTTTCTTTTTCTGTATTTTCAGTATTCATCGAGTTTTTATTTTTAAAAATATTTTTCATATTCAATTTTTGTTGCTACACTCCAAACAGTTCGGCTAAGCCTCGAGTGATGATTTTCGGTTTGCAAAAGTACTGCCATTTCTTTAAAAATGTCAAATTGTCATTCAATTTTGTTTGATAAAAATTATTTTAAGCCGAAACTAAAAACCAAATTTTAATAAAACTTTAATAAAATTTTAAGACTATTACGATTTCGTTTAGGTTAAATTTGTTACTCTAAAATAAACAAGTATTCAATTCAGGTTAGCTTATCGCTGTAAAAAATTATTAATTCAAGAATCTTTATAGTAAAAAAAGTGCTGTTGTTCAACAGCACTTTTTTTATGAATATAAATCAGCAATAGCTTGCTTTATCTCGGGAAATTGAAATTGGAAACCGTTATCCATAATTTTTTGAGCAGATAGGTTTTTACTGGAAAATAACAGGTAACTCATTTCGCCCAGCAATAGCTTCATAACAAACTGTGGAATATTGGGTAGAAAAAGCGGCTTTTTTAATGTTTTTGCAATAACAGTTGTTAATTCCTGATTGCTTATCGGATGTGGGGTTACCGCATTATAAACGCCTTCTATTTGATTTTCTATTGCAAACAAATACATCGCCACCAAATCATTAATATGTATCCATGACTGAATTTGCTTACCATTTCCCATAGCGGCACCAAAACCCATTTTAATAGGTTTTACCATTTCTGGTAAAGCGCCACCAGCATTTGAAAGGACAATTCCGGTTCTTAATTTACAGACTTTTAAACCTAAAACTTGAAATCGGCTGGCACTTTCCTCCCATTTTTTAACCACATTAGAAAGAAAGCTATCTTCGGTGGCTGTCGCAGTTTCATCATAAACGGTATCAAAGCTTTCAGGATAGATAGCCGTTCCTGAAGCGGAAATAAATTGTTTTACCTGATTTGGCTTTTTTTTAACCAAATTATAAAGCAGTTCACTAGATAATGTTCTGCTTTCTATAATTTCCTGTTTGTAGTTATTTGTCCAGCGTTTTGCAATATTGGCTCCGGCCAAATGAACAATAACATCGACTCCATAAATACAATTTTCATCGATTTTACTTTGCTCCGGATTCCAGTAAAAGCCTTGGCAGTTAGGTTTGTTCTCAATCTTTGAAAGCGAGGTAGTTAAAAAGTGTACCGAATGATTTTTGGATAACAATAGTTTTACCAACTCATTCCCTATTAGACCTGTTGCACCTGTAATTAGAATCGTCATTTTTGAAGTGTTTTTTTATTCCGCTGCGCTCCATAAAGTTCGGCTGCGACTCGGGTTCTCAAAGTTACAATCAACATCTCATAAATAATAGCCAATTGTAATAGGTTTAACTTTTGTTTACGACTTCAATTTGATGCTCCATTCGAAATTTAATTCAGAAACCTGCTCTCCTTTTTCATTCACGCCAATAGATTTCAACCAAATGGTTTGCCCTTCACCAGTTGCAATTGTTTTTTGGATAGCGTCTTCTATTAAATGACCATCATTACAGGTGAATGTTATTCGTCCTGTGGCTTTTTTGGAAAAGTTTGCATTGTTATTGGCAACCAACATTGAGACATTCCTACCGCTATTTTTGATTTGTATCATTACTAATGCACCAGTTGTTAATTCTGCAGCCATGGCTTGTACCGCAAAATACATTGACTTAAATGGATTTTGATTGAACCATCTGTGCTTGACTGTAACAACACATTGTTCCTTTGAAATGGACTTTACTCTTACTCCACTCCAAAAAGCAGATGGTAATTTTAAAAATAAAAAGGCGTTTAATTTTGCAGGAGAAAATTCCATAAGAGCTTGATTTAACTTCTTTCAGTTCGCCCTTCGGGCTCGAGTTACTGTAAAAATACAACAAAATACATTGATTATTCATTTTTCTAAAATGTTAATTTTTTGTTAAATATAAGTACTTTGTATTGCATAATACCTTTTTTTGATTGTATCTTTGTATAAGAAATTAATGGTCTATCTATAGTATTAAAAGTTTCAGTCAATTCAATCAACCAAAAAAGCAAAATCATGACAACAACTAATGACAAAAACATTGCTACCGTTTTACACCTTAGTGCTTTGATACAATATATTATTCCGTTTGGAAATTTTATTTTTCCGATTGTCATATGGAGTTCAAAAAAAGGAGAATCAGAATTTATTGATTACAACGGAAAACAAGTATTGAATTTTCAATTGAGCATCTTTATATATACTGTTGTGCTATGCTTAATCGCCATACCAATATTTATATATACTATTTTTAAAAATGTTCCTTTTGATGCTTGTTTTCATGATGATAATTTTGTAATCAATCATCTAAACTTAGAGCACATAACCGGAGCCGTAATAATCGGAATTGTTGCCGTGCTCCTATTTGTCTTTATGAAAGTTGCAGAATTTGTACTAATCATTCATGCTGCAGTGAAAGCGTCAAGCGGAGAAGAATATAAGTATCCTTTAAGTATTCCGTTTTTTAAATAAATCATCAATCAATCAATCAATCAAAAATCAATCATCATGAAACAATTAATCTTAATCGCAGCAATGTTAATGAGCATGACCGCAAAATTGGTAGCTCAGGAAAACAAAAGTATCGAAGTTAATCACTTCCAAAAACAAAACATTAAGTTACAAAAAGAAAATCATCAATTCGAAATTGTAGCAAAAGAAGACGTTGATGTCAATCTTAAATTCAAACTAAAAGAAGAAGGCTATTTAAATGTTCTTGTAACAGACAAAAAAGACAAAGTGGTATTCTCAAAAAAAATCCAGAAAGAAAGTGAAAACAGAATCGCATTTACCATGGAAGAAAATGAAAAATATACCATCAAGTTAATTGGAGATAATCAATCCAATTTAGTTGTTAATGTTTCCGAAGACTAATCATCACCCGAGGCGCTGCCGAACTGTTTGGAGCGAAGCGAAAAAAATCAAAATCATCAATCAAAATCATCAATCACAATCATCACCAGTTTCAATCATCAACAAAAAACGAATTAGTAATCAGAAAAAATTAAATCATGTATTATGAATATTGAAAACACAAAAGCCCAGATGCGTAAAGGTGTTTTAGAATTTTGTATCTTGTGTGTCTTGAGAGACAAAGAAGCATACACTTCTGAAATATTAGACACTTTAAAAAACGCTAAACTGCTTGTGGTAGAGGGAACAGTTTATCCGCTATTGACAAGACTAAAAAATGACGGTTTGCTCAACTACCGTTGGGAAGAATCAACCTCTGGACCACCGAGAAAATATTACGGTTTGACAGAAATAGGAAAAACATTTTTAACTGAATTAAGTGGTACTTGGACGGAATTGTCTGATGCCGTAAACATCATCACAACTAACAAATCAAAGAAATCATGAACAAAACAGTAAATATTAATATAGGTGGTTTAATTTTTCACATAGATGAAGATGCATACCAAAAATTGACTCGATATTTCGAAGCAATAAAAAGATCTCTTTCTAATTCTTCCGGTCAGGATGAAATCATGAAAGATATTGAAATGCGTGTGGCCGAATTGTTAACTGAAAAACAAAAAAGCGACAAACACGTAATCAACAATAAAGACGTCGATGAAGTAATCGTAATTATGGGACAACCAGAAGATTACCGAATTGACGACGATTCAGACGATAAAGCTCCGGAACCATTTTATCCTTACACTAAATCTAAAAAATTGTATCGCGATAAAGACAGGGGAACAATTGCCGGAGTTTGTACAGGTTTAGGCCACTATTTCGGAATTGACGCTGTTTGGTTTAAAATCCTGTTCCTGATATTGTTATTCGGATTCGGAACAGGTGTACTGGCTTATCTAATCCTTTGGGTTGCGATGCCAAAAGCGGTAACCACTTCTGAAAAACTGGAAATGACTGGAGAACCGGTTACTATTTCTAATATCGAAAAAAAAGTAAGAGAAGAATTTGAAAGCGTTTCTAACAAGTTTAAAAGTGCCGATTACGACAAAATGGGAAACGAGGCAAAAGCCGGAGCTACAAAAGTAGCTGATGGAATTGGTGAAATTTTCATGAGTGTTTTCAAAGTATTTGCAAAAATATTAGGAGCCATAATTGTAGTTTTCTCTTCGTTTGCCTTATTGGGAATATGCTTTGCTTCGATCTTTATGA is part of the Flavobacterium sangjuense genome and harbors:
- a CDS encoding sensor histidine kinase, with product MDKLTLKNLKNQYLISFLSVAAVSFSCLIVRDVIDYRIVGYLLLVVVSLLAIFLEIKPVLLGAVLSALALDFFFIRPYYTLHVDSAEDGLLLILFFIIVLINAVLTINFKRMQRAIQAKQTRASTLKLYNTLLDSLSHELRTPIAAILGSIDTLQQRNVTLSAETQQKLQNEIEKASMKLNYQVENLLNMSRLESGYIHPKLDWCDVKEIIYNVCDRLKEETKDHKIIYVIDDNLPLFKLDYGLMEQILYNLIYNASQYTPKGAKIQIEVKYEIDADYDMHIDVVKKCIITISDDGHGFPEAEIDKVFDKFYRLQNSKTGGTGLGLSIVKGFVEVQNGTIKLSNAEEGGAVFEMVFAVDCLPTNTVENE
- a CDS encoding ABC transporter permease; the encoded protein is MSKLVLIIKREFIAKVRNKSFIVMTFLSPLLFVGIGVFVGYLSTMKAELKTIAVHDETGRFVNEFKNDEEYKYVDLSTVDLKVLKDSIVSESYEGLLIIPKAENNAQLQKGIQYVSNDSPSVSFTEDLEDVIAKKITAENFQKAGLDTLAIKNAKADVSINLEKASGEEALKGLNEIKIIIGGAFGYLIMMFIILYGNMVMRSVIEEKTSRIIEVIISSVKPFQLMMGKIIGTSLAGILQFLIWAILGMAAMFIVSSMFGVQMGASAGAQAQAMETAQQASNIGMYIKELWNLPIATILISFIIYFIGGYFLYSSFYASIGAAVDNETDSQQFLLPIIMPLILGVYIGFFTVMNDPHGTVATVFSMIPLTSPIVMMMRIPFGVPMWQIILSMVILFSTFFGVVWFAAKIYRVGILMYGKKPTWRELIKWLRY
- a CDS encoding ABC transporter ATP-binding protein, which gives rise to MSNILEVNKVVKQYGDYTALNEVSLTVPKGSIYGLLGPNGAGKTSLIRIINQITMPDGGSVTLDGEKLKPEHVAVIGYMPEERGLYKTMKVGEQCLYLAQLKGLSKQEAKQQLDYWFERLEIQGWWNKKIQELSKGMAQKIQFVVTVLHKPKLLILDEPFSGFDPVNANLIKDEIIELNKQGTSVIFSTHRMESVEEMCDYIALIHKSNKLIEGKLSDVKKQFRSNSYEVGILSDNIEGLMYDLSQKFTLSQTDFKSLNDELKLEINLGNATPNDLLNTLIKRGQVTHFVEKIPSMNDIFIQTVSEK
- the dnaJ gene encoding molecular chaperone DnaJ; this encodes MSKKDFYEILGVSKNASAEEIKKAYRKKAIEFHPDKNPGNKEAEENFKTAAEAYEVLSDADKKAKYDQYGHAAFDGAGGFGGGHHMNMDDIFSQFGDIFGGAFGGSGFGGFGGNSGGQRRMKGSNLRIKVKLTLEEIANGVEKKVKVKRKVQAAGVKYKICSTCNGQGQVLRVTNTILGRMQSATTCHVCGGSGQTIESKPSNADAHGMILEDETVSIKIPAGVVDGMQLKVSGKGNDAPGNGVPGDLIVAIEELEHEFLKREGENLHYDLYISFAEAALGVSKDIEAVNGKVRIKLEDGIQSGKILRLKGKGIPSLNSYGNGDLLVHINVWTPKNLSKEQRQFFEKSLTDENFIPQPEKGDKSFFEKVKDMFS
- a CDS encoding nucleotide exchange factor GrpE, which codes for MKNIFKNKNSMNTENTEKETIIDENASDNIVNEIESATELTVEEKLQEDLANEKDKFLRLFAEFENFKRRTAKERIDLFKTANQDVLQSLLPVLDDFDRAMVEIAKSDDDVLLKGVELIHEKLKSTLVSKGLEQVEVRAGDAFNADYAEAITQIPAPSDDLKGKIVDVIEKGYKLGDKIIRFPKVVIGQ
- a CDS encoding TIGR01777 family oxidoreductase yields the protein MTILITGATGLIGNELVKLLLSKNHSVHFLTTSLSKIENKPNCQGFYWNPEQSKIDENCIYGVDVIVHLAGANIAKRWTNNYKQEIIESRTLSSELLYNLVKKKPNQVKQFISASGTAIYPESFDTVYDETATATEDSFLSNVVKKWEESASRFQVLGLKVCKLRTGIVLSNAGGALPEMVKPIKMGFGAAMGNGKQIQSWIHINDLVAMYLFAIENQIEGVYNAVTPHPISNQELTTVIAKTLKKPLFLPNIPQFVMKLLLGEMSYLLFSSKNLSAQKIMDNGFQFQFPEIKQAIADLYS
- a CDS encoding DUF4442 domain-containing protein, translating into MEFSPAKLNAFLFLKLPSAFWSGVRVKSISKEQCVVTVKHRWFNQNPFKSMYFAVQAMAAELTTGALVMIQIKNSGRNVSMLVANNNANFSKKATGRITFTCNDGHLIEDAIQKTIATGEGQTIWLKSIGVNEKGEQVSELNFEWSIKLKS
- a CDS encoding DUF4870 domain-containing protein, which gives rise to MTTTNDKNIATVLHLSALIQYIIPFGNFIFPIVIWSSKKGESEFIDYNGKQVLNFQLSIFIYTVVLCLIAIPIFIYTIFKNVPFDACFHDDNFVINHLNLEHITGAVIIGIVAVLLFVFMKVAEFVLIIHAAVKASSGEEYKYPLSIPFFK
- a CDS encoding PadR family transcriptional regulator, which encodes MNIENTKAQMRKGVLEFCILCVLRDKEAYTSEILDTLKNAKLLVVEGTVYPLLTRLKNDGLLNYRWEESTSGPPRKYYGLTEIGKTFLTELSGTWTELSDAVNIITTNKSKKS